ATCGGCCGGCCCGAACGGGCTGGGCTGGCTGTATTCAATGTTGACGAGCACTCTGGCCGCCCCCTGCTCCAGCACCCTGGCGATCACCTGCGCCTGCAGGGCCCTTCGCCAGGGCCAGGGGCCCATCTCCCGCCACAGCGGCGACGCAGCCCGGTCGGCCGGCCTGAGCAGGGCCGCGAGTTGGAGCGATTCAGCATCGATGGCCAGCAGCACTGGATCCGGAGGAGCCGGGCGGGTGCCGCGCAACCGGAACCAGAGCGCGGCGATCTGGCCATCGGCCAGCTGCAGGGCCTGGCCTGCGGGTGTGACCGGCTCATGATCCAGCCCAGCCAGCAGGGGCAAGGCCAAGGCGAGCCACCAGAGCCTCCGCCACCGACCCGGCCCGAGCAGCCTCAACGGTCGAGGCCTAGCTCGCGCTCGATCACCGGCAAGGTTGCCATCGGGGCGGAGAAGCCATTCATCAGCACACTGGTGCGGCGGCGCACGCGCGCCTCCTCAACGCTGAGCCGGCGGGGGCCCACCCAAGTGCCTGTGGTGGTGGCGGTGAGGATCTCTCCACTATTGAGCGTGAAGCGGCGGCCATCGCTGGCGCTCACCTGCACGGTTCCTTCCCAGCTCAGAAAATGAACTTCGCTGGGAAAATCCTCGATGAACACCGTGGTGCCCTGAATCGAGGCCGTTCCCACCCGGGTGCGAACCCTGAGGGGAAGGAGGCGGGTCCCGTCCGGATCGATCCAGGCAATGATCTGGCCGCGCTTCAGGGAGGGGCCGCCCGGATCGAGCCGCAGCAGGGCATCACCGCCGAGGCGGAAACTGCTGCCATCCGCCAGCTGCACCTGCATCCGACCCGGGCGCTGGGTGCGGATCTCCGTGCGGGACGTCAGCACCTGGCCCGCGTTGGCCTTCTGCTCCGTTCGGCCGGGAGGCTTGATGAAGGCGGGTCGCTCCGCCACATCGATCACCCGGGGCAATTGCACGGTGGCCGGGGCCCCGCCGGAAAGGCCTAACACCGCCACCAGCGACGCACCGGTGAAAACAACTGCGGCGTAAGCCCGGCTGGCGGAGCGCGGCATCAAGCTCGCTGTTACGGCCCTCAGGATGAAGGCTCAGGGCTCGACGCGCCACACCTGGTCAGCCGGCGTCCAATCGCTGAGCTCGGAGGCTTCGAACCAGAGGCCAATCTCGAAATCGGCGGTTTCCGCCGCATCAGAGCCATGAATCACGTTGCGGCCGATGTTCACGGCCAGATCGCCGCGGATCGTGCCGGGCTCGGCCTCCAGGGGCTTGGTGGCGCCGATCAACTTGCGGGCACTGGCGATCACACCATCGCCCTCCCATACCATCGCCACCACAGGGCCGCTGGTGATGAAAGCCACCAGGCCGGCGAAGAAGGGCCGTTCCCGGTGCACGCCGTAATGGCTCTCTGCCAGTTCCCGGCTGGGCACCAGCTGCTTGAGGCCCACCAGCTTGAAGCCCTTGCGCTCGAAGCGCCCCAGGATCTCGCCCACCAGCCCGCGCTGCACCCCGTCCGGTTTGATCGCGAGGAAGGTGCGTTCGGTGGCCATGGCAGTTGCTCTTGGGAATGGGGCCATCGTCCGCGCTGGGGCTGCCGCTTGGCAAGCAACCCCGATGCGGGCGGGCGCCATGTCATCGGCTGGACCTGTTTCTGCTGAGGTACCGAGCCCCAGCGGGGCCGGCGCTCGGCCTGCAGCGGATGGTGGGCAGAGGAGGCGCCCGGGACCGGGGGCGTGGCAGCGTCCTCGGCTGGGAGCTGACGCCTGCGACGCCCTGAACCTGGCCTGTTTCCGCTGACTAAGCTGCCTTGGGCCGCTTCTTTCCAGCCCCGTGCCCATGCCTGCTGAAACCGTTGCCGCCGCTCCGTCGGGCCTGGCCTGGAGCGTGGCCGACAGCAGCCGCCTGTACGGCCTCGAAGCCTGGGGGGATCCCTATTTCACCGTGAGCGCCCGCGGCCACGTGATCGTGCAGCCCCGCGGCGAGCGCGGCGGCTCGCTCGATCTGGTGGAGCTGGTGCAGGAGCTGCGGGGGCGCAACCTCAGCCTGCCGCTGCTGATCCGCTTCGACGACATCCTCGAGGACCGCCTCGAGCGGCTGCACGGCGCCTTCGAGCGCGCCATCGCCCAGTACGCCTACGCCGGCCGCTATCAGGGCGTGTTTCCGGTGAAGTGCAACCAGCAGCGCCACGTGGTGGAGCAGCTGGTGGAAAGCGGCCGGCAGTGGCATTTCGGCCTGGAGGCCGGCAGCAAGGCGGAGCTGCTGATCGCGCTCTCGCTGGTGAACGATCCCCAGGCGCTGCTGATCTGCAACGGCTACAAGGATCAGCGCTACATCGAGACGGCGATCCTGGCCCGGCGGCTCGGCCGGCAGCCGGTGGTGGTGATCGAGCAGGCCGATGAGGTGGAGCGGATCATCAGCGCCAGCCGCGACCTGGGGGCGGCGCCGCTGATCGGCATCCGCGCCAAGCTGGCCACCCGCAGCACCGGCCGCTGGGGCAGTTCGGTGGGCGAGAAGGCCAAGTTCGGCCTGTCGGTGCCCGACCTGCTGGCCACCGTTGAGGCCCTGCGCGCCGCCGGCCTGCTGGGCGAGCTGCGCCTGCTGCACTTCCACGTGGGCAGCCAGATCAACGACATCGCCGTGCTCAAGGACGCCCTCCAGGAGGCGGGGCAGATCTATGCCGCGCTCACCCGGCTGGGGGCACCGATGGGCTACCTGGATGTGGGCGGCGGCCTGGGCGTCGACTACGACGGCAGCCGTACCGCCACGGCCGCCTCCAAGAACTACTCGCTGCAGAACTACGCCAACGACGTGGTGGCCACCGTGCGGGAGTGCTGCGACAGCGCGGGCATCGCCGTGCCGACGCTGGTGAGCGAGAGCGGCCGGGCCCTCGCCAGCCACTTCTCGGTATTGGTGTTCGACGTGCTGGGGGCCAGCGGCCTTCCCGGCGCCGTGCCGGCGGCCAGCGGCGAGGAGGCCCTGATCCTGCGGAACCTGCGTGACACCCATGCGGGGATCGAGGCGGTGGCGGCCGCGGACCCCGCGTCGATCGCCCTGGCCCTGGAGCGGTTGCAGGAGGCCTGGAACGACGCCCTCAAGTTCAAGGACGACGCGATGGCGGCCTTTCGCCTCGGCTACCTGGGCCTGCCGGAGCGGGGCCTGGCCGAGCAGCTCACCTGGGCCTGCTGCCAGGCGATCGCCGAACGGCTGGCCCTGCTGCCGCCTGAAACGCCGATTCCCCAGGAGCTGCGCACCCTGCCGGCGGCCCTGGCCTCCACCTATTACGCCAACCTCTCGGTGTTCCGCTCGGCGCCTGACACCTGGGCGATCGATCAGCTGTTCCCCGTGATGCCGCTGCAACGGCTGGACGAGCGGCCGGGCCGGCTGGGCAGCTTCGCCGATCTCACCTGCGATTCCGACGGCAAGCTGGCCCGCTTCATCGACCGGGGCCAGGTGAAGACCCTGCTGGAACTGCACCCGCTGCGGACCGGTGAGCCCTACTGGATCGGCCTGTTCCTGGCCGGTGCCTACCAGGAGGTGATGGGCAACCTGCACAACCTGTTCGGCAGCACCGATGCCGTGCACATCCGCCTGGCGCCCGGCGGCGGCTACCGGGTGGATCACGTGGTGCGCGGCGACACCAATGCCGAGGTACTGCAGGCGATGGAGCACGACCCCCAGCTGCTGCTGGAGCGGCTGCGCATGGCCAGCGAGACGGCGATCGCCCAGGGGCAGCTGGGCATCGGCGATGCCCGCCGCCTGATGGATCACCTGGAAACCAGCCTGCGGCAGACCACCTATCTGCAGGCCCGCTGAAGCGCCCACTCAGCAGGCGGCGGGGCCGAGGCCGCGCTCAATGCTCACGTCATCAAGCTGCTCGGGCTTGAGGAAGGCCTCGGCGTCGGTGGGACACACCCCGGAGCGCAGGAGCACGGCGACCCGATCGGGATCTGAGTCGATGGGCAGGATTTCCACCAGCGCCTGCGCGTGTTGCGGCCGGCTGCGCTGTCTCGCAGCGAATCAGGCACTGGCCGGTTCAGGAGAGCGCCAACCTGGCAGCGATATGCACGGCGCTGAACGCCCAGAGCAACTTGCAGAGCAAGTGAAGGGTCTGGTCGAGGCCAAGCCTGTAGTAGCCCGCGCATTTCCCCCAGTCGATCAGGGCATGCACCAGCCACTCGGCCACACCCAGCCAGACGATTCCAGTGAGGAGGGCCACCA
The Synechococcus sp. MW101C3 DNA segment above includes these coding regions:
- the ndk gene encoding nucleoside-diphosphate kinase: MATERTFLAIKPDGVQRGLVGEILGRFERKGFKLVGLKQLVPSRELAESHYGVHRERPFFAGLVAFITSGPVVAMVWEGDGVIASARKLIGATKPLEAEPGTIRGDLAVNIGRNVIHGSDAAETADFEIGLWFEASELSDWTPADQVWRVEP
- a CDS encoding FecR family protein, coding for MPRSASRAYAAVVFTGASLVAVLGLSGGAPATVQLPRVIDVAERPAFIKPPGRTEQKANAGQVLTSRTEIRTQRPGRMQVQLADGSSFRLGGDALLRLDPGGPSLKRGQIIAWIDPDGTRLLPLRVRTRVGTASIQGTTVFIEDFPSEVHFLSWEGTVQVSASDGRRFTLNSGEILTATTTGTWVGPRRLSVEEARVRRRTSVLMNGFSAPMATLPVIERELGLDR
- the speA gene encoding biosynthetic arginine decarboxylase, with the translated sequence MPAETVAAAPSGLAWSVADSSRLYGLEAWGDPYFTVSARGHVIVQPRGERGGSLDLVELVQELRGRNLSLPLLIRFDDILEDRLERLHGAFERAIAQYAYAGRYQGVFPVKCNQQRHVVEQLVESGRQWHFGLEAGSKAELLIALSLVNDPQALLICNGYKDQRYIETAILARRLGRQPVVVIEQADEVERIISASRDLGAAPLIGIRAKLATRSTGRWGSSVGEKAKFGLSVPDLLATVEALRAAGLLGELRLLHFHVGSQINDIAVLKDALQEAGQIYAALTRLGAPMGYLDVGGGLGVDYDGSRTATAASKNYSLQNYANDVVATVRECCDSAGIAVPTLVSESGRALASHFSVLVFDVLGASGLPGAVPAASGEEALILRNLRDTHAGIEAVAAADPASIALALERLQEAWNDALKFKDDAMAAFRLGYLGLPERGLAEQLTWACCQAIAERLALLPPETPIPQELRTLPAALASTYYANLSVFRSAPDTWAIDQLFPVMPLQRLDERPGRLGSFADLTCDSDGKLARFIDRGQVKTLLELHPLRTGEPYWIGLFLAGAYQEVMGNLHNLFGSTDAVHIRLAPGGGYRVDHVVRGDTNAEVLQAMEHDPQLLLERLRMASETAIAQGQLGIGDARRLMDHLETSLRQTTYLQAR
- a CDS encoding DUF3307 domain-containing protein, with the protein product MLSGLAHSLSGLELFLLLAMGHFVGDFALQSDRMAVEKCRGRDHTLSWSWWLTAHAGVHGFLVALLTGIVWLGVAEWLVHALIDWGKCAGYYRLGLDQTLHLLCKLLWAFSAVHIAARLALS